A single region of the Acuticoccus sediminis genome encodes:
- a CDS encoding isocitrate lyase/PEP mutase family protein has translation MSDPTPGARLRALLARPEALPAPGVADALAARLVAEAGFETVYMSGDSSSAVRLGMADVGLLTMSEMADNAARIVDASGGLPVIADADTGYGGPVNVRRTVHDYERAGVAALQMEDQGWPKRCGHLAGKTVIPVEEMVAKVKAAVDSRRDPDLVVIARTDAIAIEGFEAALDRAEAYREAGADVIFVEAPRSLEELAAIGRRFDCPLQYNASASGKTPTVPRALLAEMGYRLAVYPGQTVFAAIPAIRAILAHLRDAGTHADPPLTMATFREYNEIIGLPEIAEFEAAHGTPETKRVAF, from the coding sequence ATGAGCGACCCGACGCCCGGAGCGAGGCTCCGGGCCCTCCTCGCGCGGCCCGAGGCGCTTCCCGCACCCGGGGTCGCCGACGCGCTGGCCGCCCGCCTCGTCGCCGAGGCGGGCTTCGAGACGGTCTACATGAGCGGCGATTCCTCGAGCGCCGTCCGCCTCGGCATGGCCGACGTCGGCCTGCTCACCATGAGCGAGATGGCCGACAACGCGGCGCGCATCGTCGACGCGTCCGGCGGGCTGCCGGTGATCGCCGACGCCGACACCGGTTATGGCGGGCCGGTCAACGTGCGCCGCACGGTGCACGACTACGAGCGCGCCGGCGTCGCCGCGCTGCAGATGGAGGATCAGGGGTGGCCCAAGCGCTGCGGCCACCTCGCCGGCAAGACGGTGATCCCGGTCGAGGAGATGGTCGCCAAGGTCAAGGCGGCGGTCGATTCGCGGCGGGATCCGGACCTCGTCGTCATCGCCCGGACGGACGCCATCGCGATCGAAGGCTTCGAGGCGGCCCTCGACCGCGCCGAGGCGTACCGGGAGGCGGGCGCCGACGTCATCTTCGTGGAGGCGCCGCGCAGCCTCGAGGAGCTCGCCGCCATCGGCCGGCGCTTCGACTGTCCGCTCCAGTACAACGCCTCGGCCAGCGGCAAGACGCCGACGGTCCCGCGCGCGCTCCTCGCCGAGATGGGCTACCGCCTCGCGGTCTACCCCGGGCAGACGGTGTTCGCCGCGATACCGGCGATCCGCGCCATCCTGGCGCATCTGCGCGACGCCGGCACCCACGCCGACCCGCCGCTGACGATGGCGACCTTCCGCGAATACAACGAAATCATCGGGCTGCCGGAGATCGCCGAGTTCGAGGCGGCCCACGGCACGCCCGAAACGAAGCGGGTGGCATTTTGA
- a CDS encoding ABC transporter permease yields the protein MSVLRVPAVFPARVNGLILFGGAMLGIVVLIALLAPVLPFGDPLRINPLLRNAPVSWQHPFGADKLGRDLFARFAYGARLSLSICAIVSVVCLVVGTALGLLAGYYRGIVDTVISRIADTLMAFPSILLALGIVATFGASMTNVIITLSVVYMPRVLRVARAPALAESRREYVEAARSCGVSDLRILTRHVLPNILAPVMVQATVVFAYAMVAEAALGFLGVGVPPPAPSWGNLLAEGRATLMIAPTQTIFPAVGLAFAVLGVNLLGDGLRDVLDPRMRRAGDPT from the coding sequence ATGAGTGTTCTAAGAGTGCCTGCCGTCTTCCCCGCCAGGGTGAACGGCCTGATCCTGTTCGGCGGCGCGATGCTCGGCATCGTCGTGCTGATCGCCCTGCTCGCTCCGGTGCTGCCGTTCGGCGACCCGCTGCGCATCAACCCGCTCCTGCGCAACGCGCCGGTCTCCTGGCAGCACCCGTTCGGGGCGGACAAGCTCGGGCGGGACCTCTTCGCCCGCTTCGCCTACGGCGCGCGCCTGTCGCTGTCGATCTGCGCGATCGTGTCGGTGGTCTGCCTCGTGGTCGGCACCGCGCTCGGGCTCCTTGCCGGCTACTATCGCGGGATCGTCGACACCGTCATCAGCCGCATCGCCGACACGCTGATGGCGTTCCCGTCGATCCTCCTCGCGCTCGGCATCGTGGCGACCTTCGGCGCCTCGATGACCAACGTCATCATCACACTTTCGGTGGTCTACATGCCGCGGGTGCTGCGCGTGGCGCGGGCGCCGGCGCTCGCCGAATCGCGGCGCGAGTACGTGGAGGCGGCACGTTCCTGCGGGGTGTCGGACCTGCGCATCCTGACGCGCCACGTGCTGCCCAACATCCTCGCCCCGGTCATGGTGCAGGCGACGGTGGTGTTCGCCTACGCGATGGTCGCGGAAGCCGCGCTCGGCTTCCTCGGCGTCGGTGTCCCGCCGCCCGCGCCGTCCTGGGGCAACCTCCTCGCCGAGGGACGCGCCACGCTGATGATCGCCCCGACGCAGACCATCTTCCCCGCCGTCGGCCTCGCCTTCGCGGTTCTCGGCGTGAACCTCCTCGGCGACGGGCTGCGCGACGTCCTCGACCCCCGCATGCGCCGGGCCGGAGATCCGACATGA
- a CDS encoding ABC transporter ATP-binding protein, translating into MTAIDIARGTGAPAGTPDTAPAPLLSVRGISKRFDLDDALLPWVKGRAVQAVDNVSFDLAPGETLGLVGESGCGKSTLGRLILRLIEPDEGEVTLAGEAVTGASRARLKALRRSMQIVFQNPFGSLNARMSVGEAITEPLRAFGVAGPRKRKEEARRLLSLVGLDPDHADRFPHEFSGGQRQRIAIARAIALEPPLVVCDEAVSALDVSVQAQVLNLLKDLKTRLGMAYLFISHDLAVVRHVSDRVAVMYLGSIVEIADADALFASPKHPYTVALLASVPAETPQERKERAPLEGQVPSPIDLPAGCRFAGRCPKVMPRCHTERPPLAEVAPGQRVACHLYEGAGGTAP; encoded by the coding sequence ATGACCGCCATCGACATCGCCCGCGGCACCGGAGCACCCGCCGGCACGCCGGACACGGCGCCCGCCCCGCTCCTCAGCGTGCGCGGCATCTCCAAGCGCTTCGACCTCGACGACGCATTGCTGCCGTGGGTGAAGGGCCGCGCGGTCCAGGCGGTCGACAACGTCTCGTTCGACCTGGCGCCGGGAGAGACGCTCGGCCTCGTCGGCGAGTCGGGGTGTGGAAAGTCGACGCTCGGCCGCCTGATCCTGCGCCTCATCGAGCCGGACGAGGGTGAGGTGACGCTCGCGGGCGAGGCGGTCACCGGCGCGAGCCGCGCGCGGCTCAAGGCGCTGCGGCGCTCCATGCAGATCGTCTTCCAGAACCCGTTCGGTTCCCTGAACGCCCGCATGAGCGTCGGGGAGGCGATCACCGAGCCGCTGCGCGCGTTCGGGGTCGCCGGTCCGCGCAAGCGCAAGGAGGAGGCGCGGCGTCTGCTGTCGCTGGTCGGCCTCGATCCGGACCACGCCGACCGCTTCCCGCACGAGTTCTCCGGCGGACAGCGCCAGCGCATCGCCATCGCCCGCGCGATCGCGCTCGAACCTCCGCTCGTCGTCTGCGACGAGGCGGTCTCGGCGCTCGACGTCTCCGTCCAGGCGCAGGTCCTCAACCTCCTGAAGGACCTCAAGACCCGCCTCGGGATGGCCTACCTCTTCATCTCGCACGACCTCGCAGTGGTGCGGCACGTCTCGGACCGGGTGGCGGTGATGTACCTCGGCAGCATCGTCGAGATCGCCGATGCGGACGCCCTCTTCGCCTCCCCGAAGCATCCCTACACCGTGGCGCTCCTGGCCTCGGTACCGGCCGAGACGCCTCAGGAGCGCAAGGAGAGGGCGCCGCTCGAGGGGCAGGTGCCGAGCCCGATCGACCTTCCCGCCGGGTGCCGGTTCGCCGGCCGCTGCCCGAAGGTGATGCCCCGCTGCCACACCGAGCGCCCGCCGCTCGCCGAGGTCGCGCCGGGCCAGAGGGTCGCCTGCCACCTCTACGAGGGGGCGGGCGGCACCGCCCCCTGA
- a CDS encoding cupin domain-containing protein, with translation MTTQDEAVDAAEDSDGIGARIRLLRQERGMSLNELARAADISPGTLSQIERERASPSMRTLTKVRQALGIGIAAFFGAEEEETAPQPHFIRRGSDRTVRDLGPRRMVKELVTPTGSAKLSIFVLAIPPGGGTGEETYRYPGEKAGVVLDGEVVLEVDGTSARLKSGDGFCFDANDEHRLRNVSSEPARVLWVTAPEASRDAI, from the coding sequence ATGACGACCCAGGACGAGGCGGTCGACGCCGCGGAGGACAGCGACGGGATTGGTGCACGCATTCGCCTCCTTCGGCAGGAGCGCGGAATGTCGCTGAACGAGCTCGCGCGCGCGGCGGACATCTCGCCCGGCACCCTCAGCCAGATCGAACGCGAGCGGGCCAGCCCGTCGATGCGCACGCTGACCAAGGTGCGGCAGGCGCTCGGGATCGGGATCGCCGCGTTCTTCGGCGCCGAGGAGGAGGAGACGGCGCCGCAGCCGCACTTCATCCGCCGCGGTTCGGACCGGACGGTGCGCGACCTCGGCCCCAGGCGGATGGTCAAGGAGCTCGTCACGCCGACGGGGTCGGCCAAGCTGTCCATCTTCGTCCTCGCCATCCCGCCCGGCGGCGGGACCGGGGAGGAGACCTACCGCTATCCGGGCGAGAAGGCTGGCGTGGTGCTGGACGGGGAGGTCGTGCTGGAGGTCGATGGCACCAGCGCGCGGCTGAAGAGCGGCGACGGCTTCTGCTTCGACGCCAACGACGAGCATCGCCTGCGCAACGTGTCGAGCGAGCCGGCCCGCGTGCTGTGGGTGACTGCGCCGGAGGCCTCGCGCGACGCGATCTGA
- a CDS encoding ABC transporter permease: protein MLRYTIRRLIGALPTLLLASMLVFLMSHLAPGDPASQILGSYATPAELEQARQEMGLNDPLPVQYVRWLAKAATGDLGTSINWNMPVSDMILERLPRTAGLAVLALAFSILMGVPLGILAGVKQNRPADRAAMVASLLGLSVPDFVVGLLLVIVFTVNLGLLPSVGYVDFGTDPAQWAMHLIMPAFALGYLMTAVTARMTRASMIENLGQEFVLSARAKGLTETRVVGLHVLKAALIPVVTVVGINLGSVFRGAVVIESIFAIPGIGGLMIGAIDARDYPVIQGCLLASVTIYIGINLVVDLTYALLDPRIRYK from the coding sequence ATGTTGCGTTATACGATCCGCCGCCTCATCGGCGCGCTGCCGACCCTGCTGCTCGCCAGCATGCTGGTCTTCCTGATGTCGCACCTCGCCCCCGGCGACCCGGCGAGCCAGATCCTCGGCAGCTACGCGACGCCGGCCGAGCTCGAGCAGGCCCGCCAGGAGATGGGCCTCAACGACCCGCTTCCGGTGCAGTACGTCCGCTGGCTCGCCAAGGCCGCCACCGGCGATCTCGGCACCTCCATCAACTGGAACATGCCGGTCTCGGACATGATCCTGGAACGGCTGCCCCGCACGGCGGGCCTCGCGGTGCTGGCCCTCGCCTTCTCCATCCTGATGGGCGTCCCCCTCGGCATCCTCGCCGGCGTGAAGCAGAACCGGCCCGCCGACCGGGCGGCGATGGTGGCGAGCCTCCTCGGCCTTTCGGTGCCGGACTTCGTCGTCGGCCTGCTGCTGGTGATCGTCTTCACCGTCAATCTCGGCCTCCTGCCCTCGGTCGGCTACGTCGACTTCGGGACAGATCCCGCGCAGTGGGCGATGCACCTCATCATGCCGGCGTTCGCGCTCGGGTACCTGATGACGGCCGTCACCGCGCGCATGACCCGCGCGTCGATGATCGAGAATCTCGGCCAGGAGTTCGTGCTGTCGGCACGGGCCAAGGGGCTGACGGAGACCCGCGTCGTCGGCCTTCACGTCCTCAAGGCGGCGCTGATCCCGGTCGTGACGGTGGTCGGCATCAACCTCGGCTCGGTCTTCCGGGGGGCGGTGGTCATCGAGTCCATCTTCGCCATCCCCGGCATCGGCGGACTGATGATCGGCGCCATCGACGCGCGCGACTATCCCGTCATCCAGGGCTGCCTGCTGGCGTCGGTGACGATCTACATCGGCATCAACCTGGTGGTCGACCTGACCTACGCCTTGCTCGATCCGCGGATCCGCTACAAATGA
- a CDS encoding TRAP transporter small permease, giving the protein MSGALAHIRRGALGIERVVTWTAVALGCVCLVAAVGVGFYQVLARFVLFRPASWSEPFVQSALIWMTYLTLCGAMRTGTLISVDVLKKATQGAARTALRLAGAGAILILLWVILWQGIAIVWRVRFQTIAGLGVPASYVYAALPTGAALSILALVGHVIDPPPDQAAPDASS; this is encoded by the coding sequence ATGAGCGGCGCCCTGGCGCATATCCGTCGCGGCGCGCTCGGCATCGAGCGCGTCGTGACGTGGACCGCGGTGGCGCTCGGCTGCGTGTGCCTCGTCGCCGCGGTGGGCGTCGGCTTCTACCAGGTGCTGGCGCGGTTCGTCCTGTTCCGCCCGGCCTCCTGGTCGGAGCCGTTCGTGCAGAGCGCGCTGATCTGGATGACCTACCTCACCCTGTGCGGGGCGATGCGGACGGGGACTCTCATCTCGGTCGACGTCTTGAAGAAGGCGACGCAGGGAGCGGCCCGCACCGCGCTGCGCCTCGCGGGGGCAGGGGCCATCCTGATCCTCCTGTGGGTGATCCTGTGGCAGGGCATCGCCATCGTCTGGCGCGTGCGCTTCCAGACCATCGCCGGCCTCGGCGTCCCGGCCTCCTACGTCTACGCCGCGCTGCCGACCGGGGCGGCGCTCTCCATCCTGGCGCTCGTCGGCCACGTCATCGACCCGCCGCCGGACCAGGCCGCGCCGGACGCATCGAGCTGA
- a CDS encoding ABC transporter substrate-binding protein has product MADRFDERLSPAARIRRRDVLKGAAALAATAVVLPARYSFAQAGGTRLLVGVHQDLPIPDAQMSRAMVTHMVMKHVVENLVTFDEDYEVIPQLAKSWDVEDGGKRYVFHLRENVLFHNGKTLDAGDVKWSVEGLREVSPSKGSYSGIEVVNVIDPLTAEIVLKEASPSLPAALAGPFGGYIMPKDLDANGTIMKPIGTGPFEWVDYQPGRLLALKKFADYSVDDSFDGPTGLGGKRQAMVDEIEFRVVPDSSARATALETGELDFALLLALNDFERLAGSSRAKPIEEPGFESLVLWLGVTTAPSDDLNFRRAIAAALDYETLMQASVAGHGSVNNAFLHPELRAWYSAPMDARHAYDPELAKSLLAKTAYDGETLTIHVSNSTEYSLNAALVIQQMLGEVGIDLEVHPVDSAGVMSIVYASEPTYNFGMTSISGRMDPDQVFFRRLHSSVAVNAYDNPDYDAIVEKARASMDHAERVKLYAQAQGIVMDDVPAIVLFNVSFLNGISNAVKGYKPNALGLPRFWNVTVEK; this is encoded by the coding sequence ATGGCCGATCGGTTTGACGAACGCCTGTCGCCTGCCGCCCGGATCCGCCGGCGCGATGTCCTCAAGGGCGCCGCGGCGCTCGCGGCGACAGCGGTGGTCCTGCCCGCCCGCTACAGCTTCGCCCAGGCCGGCGGCACCCGCCTCCTCGTCGGCGTCCATCAGGACCTGCCGATTCCCGACGCGCAGATGTCCCGCGCCATGGTCACCCACATGGTCATGAAGCACGTGGTCGAGAACCTCGTCACCTTCGACGAGGACTACGAGGTCATCCCGCAGCTCGCGAAGTCGTGGGACGTCGAGGACGGCGGCAAGCGCTACGTCTTCCACCTGCGCGAGAACGTCCTCTTCCATAACGGCAAGACCCTCGACGCCGGGGACGTGAAGTGGTCCGTCGAGGGCCTGCGCGAGGTCTCCCCCAGCAAGGGCAGCTACTCCGGCATCGAGGTCGTCAACGTCATCGACCCGCTGACCGCCGAGATCGTCCTCAAGGAGGCCTCGCCGAGCCTCCCGGCGGCGCTCGCCGGCCCCTTCGGCGGCTACATCATGCCGAAGGACCTCGACGCCAACGGCACCATCATGAAGCCGATCGGCACCGGTCCGTTCGAGTGGGTCGACTACCAGCCCGGCCGGCTCCTCGCGCTGAAGAAGTTCGCCGACTATTCGGTCGACGACAGCTTCGACGGCCCGACCGGCCTCGGCGGCAAGCGCCAGGCGATGGTCGACGAGATCGAGTTCCGCGTCGTGCCGGATTCCTCGGCCCGCGCCACCGCGCTCGAGACCGGCGAGCTCGACTTCGCCCTCCTCCTCGCCCTCAACGACTTCGAGCGCCTCGCCGGCTCGTCCAGGGCCAAGCCGATCGAGGAGCCGGGCTTCGAATCGCTCGTCCTCTGGCTCGGCGTCACGACCGCCCCGTCGGACGACCTCAACTTCCGCCGCGCCATCGCCGCCGCGCTCGACTACGAGACGCTGATGCAGGCGTCCGTCGCCGGCCACGGCTCGGTCAACAACGCCTTCCTCCACCCGGAGCTGCGCGCCTGGTACTCCGCGCCGATGGACGCGCGGCACGCCTATGATCCCGAGCTGGCGAAGTCGCTGCTCGCCAAGACCGCCTACGACGGCGAGACGCTGACGATCCACGTCTCCAACTCGACCGAGTATTCGCTGAACGCCGCGCTCGTCATCCAGCAGATGCTGGGCGAGGTCGGCATCGACCTCGAAGTGCACCCGGTGGATTCGGCCGGCGTCATGTCGATCGTCTACGCCAGCGAGCCGACCTACAACTTCGGCATGACGTCGATCTCCGGCCGCATGGACCCCGACCAGGTGTTCTTCCGCCGCCTGCACTCGTCGGTCGCCGTCAACGCCTACGACAACCCGGACTACGACGCGATCGTCGAGAAGGCGCGCGCGTCCATGGATCACGCGGAGCGCGTCAAGCTGTATGCGCAGGCGCAGGGCATCGTCATGGACGACGTGCCGGCGATCGTCCTCTTCAACGTCTCCTTCCTCAACGGCATCTCCAACGCGGTGAAGGGCTACAAGCCGAACGCGCTCGGGCTGCCGCGCTTCTGGAACGTGACGGTGGAGAAATGA
- a CDS encoding ABC transporter ATP-binding protein: MSEPLLSVENLTVHFGEGERTVRAVEDVSLTLRRGEVLAVVGESGSGKSVLSRSILRLVREPPGRTVGGRIVFEGRDVTAMSPAELRALRGDQISMIFQEPMASLNPVFTIGFQIAEALRFHRGLSRRAAKAAAIELLREVGMPDAERRFDAYPNQISGGMCQRAMIAQAIACRPKLLIADEPTTALDVTIQAQVLTLLRRLRDETGMAVILVTHNLGVVAEMADRVAVMYAGRIAEVADADTFFRRPLHPYSQGLMASVPRIAARADTLSAVPGSIPRGGAAVRGCTFAPRCAHAMPRCAETPPLMEAGGTRVACWLHADAPPAGGGPATSPLEATP, encoded by the coding sequence ATGAGCGAGCCTTTGCTTTCGGTCGAGAACCTCACCGTCCACTTCGGCGAGGGCGAGCGCACCGTGCGTGCCGTCGAGGACGTCTCGCTCACCCTCAGACGAGGCGAGGTTCTCGCGGTCGTCGGCGAATCGGGATCGGGCAAGAGCGTCCTGTCCCGCTCGATCCTGCGTCTGGTGCGCGAGCCGCCGGGACGCACCGTCGGGGGGCGGATCGTCTTCGAAGGGCGCGACGTCACGGCCATGAGCCCGGCGGAGCTGCGGGCCCTGCGCGGCGATCAGATCTCGATGATCTTCCAGGAGCCGATGGCCAGCCTCAATCCGGTCTTCACCATCGGCTTCCAGATCGCCGAGGCGCTGCGGTTCCACCGCGGCCTCTCGCGGCGGGCGGCGAAGGCGGCCGCCATCGAGCTTCTGCGCGAGGTCGGCATGCCCGACGCCGAGCGCCGCTTCGACGCCTACCCGAACCAGATCTCCGGCGGAATGTGCCAGCGCGCGATGATCGCCCAGGCGATCGCCTGCCGGCCGAAGCTCCTCATCGCCGATGAACCCACGACGGCGCTCGACGTGACGATCCAGGCGCAGGTCCTCACCCTGCTGCGCCGTCTGCGCGACGAGACCGGGATGGCGGTGATCCTCGTCACCCACAATCTCGGCGTGGTGGCGGAGATGGCCGACCGCGTGGCCGTCATGTACGCCGGCCGGATCGCCGAGGTCGCGGATGCGGATACCTTCTTCCGCCGGCCGCTCCACCCCTACTCGCAGGGACTGATGGCCTCCGTCCCCCGCATCGCCGCCCGGGCGGACACCCTGAGCGCCGTTCCGGGGTCGATCCCGCGGGGCGGCGCGGCCGTCAGGGGCTGCACCTTCGCGCCCCGCTGCGCCCATGCCATGCCGCGATGCGCCGAGACTCCGCCCCTGATGGAGGCGGGCGGCACCCGCGTCGCCTGCTGGCTCCATGCCGACGCGCCGCCGGCGGGCGGTGGCCCGGCGACATCCCCTCTGGAGGCGACGCCATGA
- a CDS encoding DctP family TRAP transporter solute-binding subunit, which yields MIARSLLAAALVLAGPATAALAQDMTLNLGFVGGPQAPEAIAMGQLAEEIEDKTGGRIAIRLQGGGALGGDREVIEGLQLGTVDMTVSSTSIVANFVPELKIFDIPFLFRDFDHAEAVLDGPTGGAILEDMPDKGLVGLAFGGMGFRELTNSVKPVKTVEDVKGLKIRTQQNEMHIKVWDALGVLPTPMAIPEVYTALQQGVVDGQENPIGAIVNNRFGEVQKYVSLTDHAFTPLVVLISPMVWDQLSDEDKAIFKEAAVHAMERNRAEVEKAIASGLDTLRSQGMTVVDDVDKASFQESLGPVFDSFAEEFGADRIAEIRGVE from the coding sequence ATGATCGCACGTTCACTCTTAGCCGCGGCGCTCGTTCTCGCCGGGCCCGCCACCGCGGCGCTCGCGCAGGACATGACGCTCAACCTCGGCTTCGTCGGCGGCCCGCAGGCCCCCGAGGCCATCGCCATGGGCCAGCTCGCCGAGGAGATCGAGGACAAGACCGGCGGCCGGATCGCGATCCGCCTGCAGGGCGGCGGCGCGCTCGGCGGCGACCGCGAGGTCATCGAGGGGCTCCAGCTCGGCACCGTCGACATGACGGTGTCGTCGACGTCCATCGTCGCCAACTTCGTGCCGGAGCTGAAGATCTTCGACATCCCCTTCCTGTTCCGCGACTTCGACCACGCCGAGGCGGTGCTCGACGGGCCGACCGGCGGGGCCATCCTCGAGGACATGCCGGACAAGGGTCTCGTCGGTCTCGCGTTCGGCGGCATGGGCTTCCGCGAGCTCACCAACAGCGTGAAGCCAGTGAAGACCGTGGAGGACGTGAAGGGCCTCAAGATCCGCACCCAGCAGAACGAGATGCACATCAAGGTGTGGGACGCGCTCGGCGTGCTGCCGACGCCGATGGCGATCCCCGAGGTCTACACCGCACTGCAGCAGGGCGTGGTCGACGGTCAGGAGAACCCGATCGGCGCCATCGTCAACAACCGCTTCGGCGAGGTGCAGAAGTACGTCAGCCTCACCGACCACGCCTTCACGCCGCTCGTCGTCCTGATCTCGCCGATGGTCTGGGACCAGCTCTCCGACGAGGACAAGGCGATCTTCAAGGAGGCCGCCGTCCACGCCATGGAGCGCAACCGCGCCGAGGTCGAGAAGGCGATCGCGAGCGGGCTGGACACGCTGCGCTCGCAGGGCATGACCGTCGTCGACGACGTCGACAAGGCCTCCTTCCAGGAGAGCCTCGGCCCCGTGTTCGACAGCTTCGCCGAAGAGTTCGGCGCGGACCGCATCGCCGAGATCCGCGGCGTCGAATGA
- a CDS encoding TRAP transporter large permease, with protein MLATMIIAMVGLMLIAVPVAVAIGLAGVIGTTFFTNLPLIVVPQQAFIALDKFPLAAIPFFILAGNIMAAGGISSRLVDLVDSLLRNVRGGLPISCIMVCMIFAAVSGSSVATTFAIGAILIPAMTRQNYPIGFAASLQATSAELGVLIPPSIPMILYGVSAAAPVGDLFVAGLGPGVLIALALTAYVLVWTRVTGHGVADDLPVKPFGRSLYRALLALLMPVVILGGIYGGIFTPTEASVVAVIYALVVSLLVYRELTVMGLLRVIRASTLSSAIVMFIISMAGLFSFVITRAGIPAMIGTFIAETFDGPITFLLAVNAFLFLVGMFVETAASIVVIAPILAPVAIGFGIDPVHFGLIMITNLALGMITPPFGVNLFAACAVANIGLERMIRHLLPLVAVILACLMLVTYVPWITSAPLALMGR; from the coding sequence ATGCTCGCGACAATGATCATCGCCATGGTCGGGCTGATGCTGATCGCGGTGCCGGTGGCGGTCGCCATCGGCCTCGCCGGCGTCATCGGCACGACCTTCTTCACCAACCTTCCGCTCATCGTGGTGCCGCAGCAGGCGTTCATCGCGCTCGACAAGTTCCCGCTCGCGGCGATCCCCTTCTTCATCCTCGCCGGCAACATCATGGCGGCGGGCGGGATCTCCTCGCGCCTGGTCGACCTCGTCGACAGCCTGTTGCGGAACGTGCGCGGCGGGCTGCCGATCTCGTGCATCATGGTGTGCATGATCTTCGCCGCGGTCTCCGGCTCCTCGGTCGCCACCACGTTCGCGATCGGCGCGATCCTCATCCCGGCGATGACGCGGCAGAACTACCCGATCGGCTTCGCCGCCTCGCTGCAGGCGACATCGGCCGAGCTCGGCGTCCTCATTCCGCCGTCGATCCCGATGATCCTCTACGGCGTCTCGGCGGCGGCGCCCGTGGGCGACCTCTTCGTGGCGGGCCTCGGCCCGGGCGTCCTCATCGCGCTGGCGCTGACGGCCTACGTCCTCGTGTGGACCCGCGTCACCGGACATGGCGTGGCCGACGACCTGCCGGTCAAGCCGTTCGGGCGGAGCCTCTACCGGGCGCTGCTGGCGCTGCTGATGCCTGTCGTCATCCTCGGCGGGATCTACGGCGGCATCTTCACGCCGACCGAGGCCTCCGTCGTCGCGGTGATCTACGCGCTCGTCGTCTCGCTCCTCGTCTACCGCGAGCTGACGGTGATGGGGCTCCTGCGGGTGATCCGCGCGTCGACGCTGTCCTCGGCGATCGTGATGTTCATCATCTCGATGGCGGGACTGTTCTCGTTCGTCATCACCCGCGCGGGCATCCCGGCGATGATCGGCACCTTCATCGCCGAGACGTTCGACGGGCCGATCACCTTCCTCCTCGCGGTCAACGCCTTCCTGTTCCTGGTCGGCATGTTCGTGGAGACGGCGGCCTCGATCGTGGTGATCGCGCCGATCCTGGCGCCGGTGGCAATCGGCTTCGGCATCGACCCGGTGCACTTCGGCCTCATCATGATCACCAACCTCGCGCTGGGGATGATCACGCCGCCGTTCGGGGTGAACCTGTTCGCGGCCTGCGCGGTCGCGAACATCGGGCTGGAACGCATGATCCGCCACCTCCTGCCGCTGGTGGCGGTCATCCTCGCGTGCCTGATGCTCGTCACCTACGTGCCGTGGATCACGTCCGCGCCGCTGGCGCTGATGGGCCGCTGA